In a genomic window of Phaenicophaeus curvirostris isolate KB17595 chromosome Z, BPBGC_Pcur_1.0, whole genome shotgun sequence:
- the LOC138733029 gene encoding maestro heat-like repeat family member 5: MGNLSPADGYWELSKVREQAIVCFREQLKSVVLKDKSLKKSKVRMALVPLLLHLSDETPSVAKASEEALLAAAKFLGWREVQECIRAQQMWRIPECLLAQDQKRAEEYLNESLRYLNDPQDAVQEAAVRFIGHAAQPLKHRKPEKVSEICRALQALTEDSEEAVVSLALQTILILRPSSTPPRRFSALRWLFQCWR, encoded by the exons ATGGGGAACCTGAGCCCTGCAGATGGTTATTGG GAGCTCAGCAAGGTGAGAGAACAAGCCATTGTGTGCTTCagagagcagctgaagagcGTCGTACTCAAGGACAAGAGCctgaagaagagcaaagtgaGAATGGCTCTGGTCCCGCTCCTCCTGCACTTGAGCGACGAAACGCCGAGCGTGGCCAAG gcatCCGAGGAAGCTCTCCTGGCTGCAGCAAAGTTCCTCGGCTGGAGGGAGGTCCAAGAGTGCATCCGGGCTCAGCAGATGTGGAGAATTCCAGAGTGCTTG CTGGCTCAGGACCAAAAGAGGGCTGAGGAATATTTGAATGAGAGCCTGCGCTACCTGAACGATCCTCAGGACGCGGTGCAAGAGGCAGCCGTGAGGTTCATCG GGCATGCTGCACAACCCTTGAAGCACCGAAAGCCAGAGAAGGTGTCGGAGATCtgcagag CCCTCCAGGCCCTCACCGAAGACAGCGAGGAGGCAGTCGTCTCGTTGGCACTCCAAACCATTCTCATCCTGCGCCCTTCAAGTACGCCACCCAGGAGATTTAGCGCTCTGAGAtggctgttccagtgctggcGCTGA